In Beijerinckia indica subsp. indica ATCC 9039, the genomic window ATTCGACGTCGAGAGGCTCGGTCCCGCTCGGGCGTCCGTCAGCGCCGAAGGTGATCTTTTCGATCCTTTGCTCGGCGTTTTTCAGCAAGGCCTCGCAATGTTTCTTCAAGGCTTCACCGCGTTCATAGATGCGGATCGATTCCTCGAGCGGCACGGCGCCCTTTTCCAGTTCATCGACAATCTTTTCGAGCTCCGCCATGGCGCGCTCGAAGGGCAGGGCGGCAATATCTTCATTGGTGTCGGGCAAGGCATGTTCCCTGAACAAGCAGCAATCGAGATGGGCGTTGCGCCGCTGTTCTCGAAACTCAAGGTATTCATTTAAAAGACTCGATTGTGCCATGCAAGGCAGGCCGGCAAGTTCGCTCCAGCATCATCGTTTGGTCATCAATCGGAGAAGGAGACGGGCATGGGAGTGCAGTCGGGAGCGCGATCGGGCAAGCAATTGAAGCTGGGGTTCATTCTTCATGGCGCCGGCCGCACCTGGAGCGATTGGCGGCATAAGGAGGCCGAGCCTAATGCCAGTACCAATTTCGCCTTCTACAAACGGCAGGCGCAACTTGCGGAAGCGGGGAAATTCGATTTCCTGTTCGTTGCCGACAGCGTTTACATTACCGAGAAATCGAGCCCGCATTATCTCAACCGCTTCGAGCCTTTGACCATTCTTTCGGCGCTCGCCGGCGCGACTGAACATATTGGTCTCGTCGGGACTTTGACCGTTAGCTATAGCGAGCCGTTCAATGTTGCTCGCCA contains:
- a CDS encoding exodeoxyribonuclease VII small subunit; translation: MPDTNEDIAALPFERAMAELEKIVDELEKGAVPLEESIRIYERGEALKKHCEALLKNAEQRIEKITFGADGRPSGTEPLDVE